In a genomic window of uncultured Sphaerochaeta sp.:
- a CDS encoding rhomboid family intramembrane serine protease, which produces MKTTNLINRRFRDATYKNYSLKLVVINVLVYLLTAFVYPRSTYYLAMIPSFVLGGYLWQPFTYMFVHGGFSHLLFNMLSLFIFGSMVEKRIGSKEFLLFYLLTGVFSGIVSFISYYLAGTNVILVGASGAIYGVLLMFAVFYPYSVIFVFGFIPVRAPILVILYAVIELSSHVFGRGGNVAHLTHLSGLVFGYLYCRIRMRINPIEVFRRTL; this is translated from the coding sequence ATGAAAACGACCAATCTCATCAACCGGAGATTCCGGGATGCAACCTATAAAAATTACTCGCTCAAACTGGTGGTGATCAATGTCTTGGTCTATCTGCTTACGGCATTCGTGTATCCGCGAAGCACATACTATCTTGCCATGATTCCTTCCTTTGTCCTGGGCGGATATCTGTGGCAGCCGTTCACCTACATGTTTGTCCATGGGGGCTTCAGCCATCTTCTTTTCAACATGCTCAGCCTCTTTATCTTCGGGTCCATGGTTGAGAAGCGTATCGGCAGCAAGGAGTTTTTGCTCTTCTATCTCCTTACCGGCGTGTTCAGTGGAATTGTGAGCTTCATCAGCTACTATCTGGCCGGCACCAATGTCATTCTGGTCGGTGCTTCGGGGGCCATCTACGGGGTGCTCCTGATGTTTGCGGTCTTCTATCCCTATTCGGTCATTTTCGTGTTTGGGTTCATTCCGGTACGGGCTCCGATCCTGGTCATTCTCTACGCAGTCATCGAGCTATCCAGCCATGTCTTTGGGCGTGGTGGCAACGTGGCACACCTCACCCATCTCAGTGGTCTGGTGTTTGGGTATCTCTATTGCAGAATCAGGATGCGGATCAATCCGATTGAAGTCTTCCGCCGTACGCTCTAG
- a CDS encoding aldolase/citrate lyase family protein encodes MTLRERMKKGPVFGITCFTGAACAVETIGNYGYDFVYLDLEHCTLDGPNNMEKLIMAAKLAGIPSVVRVTSTDEVEIRKVLEMGAEGVVVPHTRTAEDVHEIIKGAKFPPMGRRGGESCVRSANFGGPGFSWNEYTQKSNEDTLVIPMDEDFEFTDNIDEILDVPGVDAVNFGPIDYSLSIGAKVGYATEDTRVADAYAKLAEGCAKRGIQVMCPVVPATKESIEAAIRKGITMLILGNDMYHLGAALKTMKEQAINPYRAEQESK; translated from the coding sequence ATGACACTTCGCGAACGTATGAAAAAAGGTCCGGTATTCGGCATCACCTGTTTTACCGGAGCAGCCTGTGCTGTGGAAACCATCGGAAATTATGGATATGACTTTGTCTATCTTGATTTGGAACATTGCACCCTTGACGGCCCGAACAACATGGAAAAGCTCATCATGGCAGCAAAGCTTGCCGGTATCCCCTCGGTGGTACGGGTAACCAGTACCGATGAGGTGGAGATTCGCAAGGTCCTGGAAATGGGTGCAGAAGGGGTTGTTGTTCCCCATACCCGCACCGCCGAGGATGTGCATGAGATCATCAAGGGAGCAAAATTTCCCCCGATGGGCAGACGGGGTGGCGAATCCTGTGTACGCAGTGCCAACTTCGGTGGCCCTGGATTCTCCTGGAACGAGTACACGCAGAAAAGCAACGAGGATACACTTGTCATCCCCATGGATGAGGACTTCGAGTTCACCGACAATATCGACGAGATCCTGGATGTACCGGGTGTGGATGCAGTCAACTTCGGACCCATCGACTACTCACTCTCCATCGGAGCCAAGGTCGGGTATGCAACCGAAGATACCCGGGTGGCCGATGCCTATGCGAAGCTGGCCGAAGGATGTGCAAAACGTGGCATCCAGGTGATGTGCCCGGTGGTCCCTGCCACCAAGGAATCGATTGAGGCAGCCATCAGGAAGGGAATCACGATGCTCATCCTGGGCAATGACATGTACCATCTGGGTGCAGCACTCAAGACGATGAAGGAACAGGCGATCAATCCGTATCGTGCTGAGCAGGAGTCCAAATGA
- a CDS encoding gluconate 5-dehydrogenase has protein sequence MKQEMFSLEGKVAWVTGASYGIGFAIASAYAAAGARIAFNDISGELVEKGLEAYREAGIEAKGYVCDVTDEAAVQETVAKIGKDLGPVDILVNNAGIIRRIPMHEMAASDWRKVIDIDLTAPFIVSKAVLPSMMERQSGKIINICSMMSELGRETVSAYAAAKGGLKMLTRNIASEYGKYNIQCNGIGPGYIATPQTAPLRERQADGSRHPFDSFIVAKTPAERWGNTEDLEGPALFLASKASDFVNGHVLYVDGGILAYIGKQP, from the coding sequence ATGAAGCAAGAGATGTTCTCATTGGAAGGCAAGGTAGCATGGGTGACCGGTGCGAGCTACGGGATCGGGTTTGCGATCGCGAGTGCGTATGCGGCTGCCGGAGCGAGGATAGCGTTCAACGACATCAGCGGGGAGCTGGTGGAGAAGGGGCTTGAGGCGTACCGGGAGGCGGGCATCGAGGCGAAGGGCTACGTGTGCGACGTGACCGACGAGGCCGCGGTGCAGGAGACGGTCGCCAAGATCGGAAAGGACCTGGGTCCTGTGGACATCCTGGTGAACAACGCCGGGATCATCAGGCGCATCCCGATGCACGAGATGGCTGCCTCTGACTGGCGCAAGGTGATCGACATCGACCTGACTGCGCCGTTCATCGTATCCAAGGCGGTGCTGCCGTCGATGATGGAGAGGCAAAGCGGGAAGATCATCAACATCTGCTCGATGATGAGCGAGCTTGGGCGCGAGACGGTGAGCGCGTACGCCGCCGCCAAGGGCGGGCTGAAGATGCTGACGCGCAACATCGCCAGCGAGTACGGCAAGTACAACATCCAGTGCAACGGGATCGGGCCTGGGTACATAGCGACGCCGCAGACGGCCCCGCTGCGCGAGCGGCAGGCCGACGGGAGCCGCCACCCGTTCGACTCGTTCATCGTGGCCAAGACGCCTGCCGAGCGCTGGGGGAACACCGAGGACCTTGAGGGTCCTGCTCTCTTCCTCGCCTCCAAGGCAAGCGACTTCGTCAACGGGCATGTGCTGTATGTGGACGGGGGCATCCTCGCCTACATCGGCAAGCAGCCGTAA
- a CDS encoding ankyrin repeat domain-containing protein, whose translation MAKREEALNRKLLAAAVSATKVKEIKSLLDQGADIHTQNEWGLTPIMLAAQYNPSVNVMKALLEAGADIQEAEPKYRSNALHLAANKSTSPKIIEELLEAGADLNARNYLGETALIMAVNTNPETRVISALLKAGADINARDYQGHSVLEYAKAAKRTYIVNQLKKMGAN comes from the coding sequence ATGGCTAAACGTGAGGAAGCCCTGAATAGGAAGTTGCTTGCTGCTGCTGTATCTGCTACCAAGGTCAAGGAGATCAAGAGTCTTTTGGACCAAGGGGCTGACATCCATACCCAGAATGAGTGGGGCCTTACTCCCATTATGCTAGCTGCCCAGTACAACCCCTCGGTGAATGTGATGAAGGCCTTGCTTGAGGCGGGTGCTGATATCCAGGAAGCAGAACCGAAGTATCGCTCCAATGCATTGCATCTTGCTGCCAACAAGAGCACAAGCCCCAAGATCATTGAGGAACTGCTGGAGGCTGGTGCTGATCTGAATGCCCGCAACTACTTGGGGGAAACAGCCCTGATCATGGCCGTGAACACCAATCCCGAGACCCGTGTCATCTCTGCCTTGCTGAAGGCGGGTGCTGATATCAATGCACGTGACTATCAGGGCCACTCGGTGCTCGAGTATGCCAAGGCTGCCAAGCGGACCTACATTGTCAACCAGCTGAAGAAGATGGGTGCCAACTGA
- a CDS encoding adenosine deaminase, producing the protein MVTKEIIQQVPKVELHDHLDGGLRIQTILELAKDQHVQLPSEDPQKLHDWFVRGCKQKSLSLYLQTFSVTTQVMQTAEALKRIAFEAVEDLAKEHVCYAEIRFAPILHVTNGLSLEQVVQAVLDGLQMGTRHTGMPTGLILCAMRNQSPTVSHTIAELAVAFADRGVVGFDLAGDEIGYPPKKHLDAFQFIRNKNFNITIHAGEAFGVESIWQAVQLCGAHRIGHGTRLVEDMNLDGNRIENMGSLANFILDRRIPMEMCLTSNVGTGAAKDYASHPFPLFFRNKFRVFLCSDNRLMSDTNLTKEMELAVQHYNLNIRDLEKITINAMKSAFIHHDQKLTLIYDVIKKGYAEIRTRYGLLD; encoded by the coding sequence ATGGTAACCAAGGAAATCATCCAGCAAGTTCCCAAAGTGGAACTGCATGATCATCTTGACGGTGGACTCAGGATCCAGACCATCCTGGAATTGGCCAAAGACCAACATGTACAACTTCCCAGCGAAGATCCCCAGAAGTTGCACGACTGGTTCGTCCGGGGATGCAAACAAAAAAGCCTTTCTCTCTATTTGCAGACCTTCAGCGTCACCACACAGGTGATGCAGACCGCTGAGGCGTTGAAACGAATTGCCTTTGAGGCGGTTGAAGACCTTGCCAAGGAACATGTCTGCTACGCAGAGATCCGCTTTGCCCCCATTCTCCATGTAACCAATGGCCTCTCGCTGGAACAAGTGGTGCAGGCGGTTCTGGATGGGCTGCAGATGGGAACCCGCCATACAGGGATGCCCACCGGCCTCATTCTGTGTGCGATGCGCAACCAAAGCCCGACCGTAAGCCACACCATTGCCGAGCTTGCTGTTGCATTTGCCGACCGCGGGGTGGTTGGCTTTGACCTTGCCGGCGATGAAATCGGCTACCCACCGAAGAAACATCTGGATGCCTTCCAGTTCATCCGGAACAAGAATTTCAATATCACCATCCACGCAGGGGAAGCCTTCGGGGTTGAATCCATCTGGCAGGCTGTGCAGCTTTGCGGGGCGCACCGCATCGGTCACGGAACCCGTTTGGTTGAGGATATGAATCTTGATGGGAATCGCATCGAGAACATGGGATCATTGGCCAACTTCATCCTTGACCGGAGAATCCCCATGGAGATGTGCCTGACCAGCAACGTAGGCACCGGAGCTGCCAAGGACTATGCAAGCCATCCCTTCCCGCTCTTTTTCCGCAATAAGTTCCGTGTCTTCCTCTGCAGCGACAACCGCCTGATGAGTGATACAAATCTTACGAAGGAGATGGAACTGGCTGTACAGCACTATAATCTGAACATCCGGGATCTTGAGAAGATAACGATCAATGCGATGAAGTCAGCCTTCATCCACCATGACCAGAAGCTCACTCTCATCTATGACGTCATCAAGAAAGGGTATGCGGAGATCAGAACCCGCTACGGGCTCTTGGACTAG
- a CDS encoding GntR family transcriptional regulator, protein MPETAQNGTNLDIFSSLKHELLDLTIKPGEQILESAVCERFGSSRPPVRAAFQRLADLGLVDILPYKGVYASLLDLDYIHQMIHMRTKVEGQILVDFINSKPDAFLLEELEHNIRKQQIYISQNDVNINEFYSLDSEMHAFWFAACKCSGIWNLIQQQEIHYTRFRMLDFVATQKYEQIVGNHLELLEEIKAGRTESIDLILGKHLNGGLRRMGEKVLKEYGQYFKPPQDQAFWMEYTKQYFS, encoded by the coding sequence ATGCCAGAAACAGCCCAGAATGGAACCAATCTTGATATCTTCTCAAGCCTCAAGCATGAACTGCTCGACCTCACGATCAAACCGGGAGAGCAGATTCTGGAAAGCGCCGTATGTGAACGTTTCGGTTCATCCAGGCCTCCGGTACGTGCAGCTTTCCAACGTCTTGCAGACTTGGGCTTGGTGGACATCCTTCCCTACAAAGGCGTCTATGCCAGTCTCCTCGACCTCGATTACATTCACCAGATGATCCATATGCGGACAAAAGTCGAAGGCCAGATCCTCGTGGATTTCATCAACAGCAAGCCGGATGCCTTTCTTTTGGAGGAGTTGGAACACAACATCCGCAAACAACAGATCTACATCAGCCAAAACGATGTGAACATCAATGAGTTCTACTCCCTGGACAGCGAGATGCATGCCTTCTGGTTTGCTGCCTGCAAATGCAGCGGCATCTGGAACCTGATCCAGCAACAGGAGATCCATTACACCCGCTTCCGTATGCTCGATTTCGTCGCTACCCAAAAGTATGAGCAGATTGTGGGAAACCACTTGGAACTGCTTGAGGAGATCAAGGCCGGAAGAACGGAGTCCATTGACCTGATTCTTGGCAAGCACCTCAACGGAGGGCTCAGGAGAATGGGAGAGAAGGTACTCAAGGAGTATGGGCAGTACTTCAAGCCACCCCAGGACCAGGCCTTCTGGATGGAGTACACCAAGCAGTATTTCTCCTGA